Proteins encoded by one window of Streptomyces uncialis:
- a CDS encoding ABC transporter ATP-binding protein, with the protein MSDSARGVRLRGEGLTLAYDERVVTDALDIAVPDGSFTVIVGPNGCGKSTLLKALSRMIKPRAGTVLLDSAPIGSYSTKEAARLLGLLPQTSTAPGGITVGDLVARGRFPHQRLLRQWSPADEEAVVEAMEMTHVLDLADRFVEELSGGQRQRVWLAMVLAQQTGILLLDEPTTFLDLAHQVEVLDLCWDLHHRRGHTLVLVLHDLNQAFRYATHLIVMKDGRIEAQGDPMEIVTPELVRDVFGLDCRIIPDPEVGTPLVVPAARPDDPRRITARTLHAKPVRRGD; encoded by the coding sequence ATGAGCGACTCCGCGCGCGGTGTCCGGCTGCGCGGCGAGGGGCTCACCCTCGCCTACGACGAGCGGGTGGTGACCGACGCACTGGACATCGCCGTGCCCGACGGCTCCTTCACGGTGATCGTGGGCCCCAACGGATGCGGCAAGTCCACACTGCTGAAGGCCCTGTCCCGGATGATCAAGCCACGGGCCGGAACGGTCCTGCTGGATTCCGCGCCGATCGGCTCGTACTCGACGAAGGAGGCCGCGCGGCTGCTCGGGCTGCTGCCCCAGACGTCCACGGCGCCCGGGGGCATCACCGTCGGCGATCTGGTCGCCCGGGGCCGGTTCCCGCATCAGCGGCTGCTGCGGCAGTGGTCACCCGCCGACGAGGAGGCGGTGGTCGAGGCGATGGAGATGACCCATGTCCTGGACCTGGCCGACCGGTTCGTCGAGGAGCTCTCCGGCGGACAGCGCCAGCGGGTCTGGCTCGCGATGGTGCTCGCCCAGCAGACCGGCATCCTGCTGCTCGACGAGCCGACCACGTTCCTCGACCTGGCGCACCAGGTGGAGGTCCTCGACCTCTGCTGGGACCTGCACCACCGGCGGGGGCACACCCTGGTCCTCGTGCTGCACGACCTCAACCAGGCGTTCCGGTACGCCACGCATCTGATCGTGATGAAGGACGGCCGGATCGAGGCCCAGGGCGATCCGATGGAGATCGTCACCCCGGAACTGGTACGGGACGTCTTCGGACTCGACTGCCGGATCATCCCCGACCCGGAGGTCGGCACCCCGCTGGTGGTCCCCGCGGCCCGCCCCGACGACCCGCGCCGTATCACCGCGCGAACGCTCCACGCCAAGCCGGTACGCCGGGGCGACTGA
- a CDS encoding FecCD family ABC transporter permease, producing MSAVRGRSGVRPVTGRVLRTRSGSLSLRLHARSLAVGTLLALVTCVLGLFCLTTGSYSASSRDVVATLFGGGPAGLGFIVNELRLPRLLVAMMVGTALGLGGAMFQSISRNPLGSPDVVGFTTGSATGALVVILLLGGGLHGVAAGSVVGGLLTAGLVYGLAFRRGVQGFRLILTGIGTTAMLAAFNSYLLTRATLNDAQTAQLWLTGSLNGRRWDHVVPLALALLLLVPVALSLGRRMSLLEMGDDTARARGVPAEPTRLALLVTSVALTAVATAAAGPIAFVALAAPQLARRLTGSPGAGLVPAALMGALLLTAADLATQRALAPTQLPVGIGTAALGGLYLAWLLGREWRRR from the coding sequence GTGAGCGCCGTACGGGGCCGGTCCGGTGTCCGGCCGGTGACGGGGAGGGTGCTGCGGACCCGTTCGGGGTCGCTGTCCCTGCGGCTGCACGCGCGTTCGCTGGCCGTCGGGACGCTGCTGGCGCTGGTGACCTGCGTGCTCGGGCTGTTCTGTCTGACCACCGGCAGCTACTCGGCGTCGTCCCGCGACGTGGTCGCGACCCTGTTCGGCGGCGGCCCCGCGGGCCTCGGGTTCATCGTCAACGAACTGCGGCTGCCCCGGCTGCTGGTGGCCATGATGGTGGGGACGGCGCTGGGGCTCGGCGGGGCGATGTTCCAGAGCATCTCGCGCAACCCGCTGGGCAGCCCCGACGTGGTCGGCTTCACGACCGGGTCGGCGACGGGCGCCCTGGTGGTGATCCTGCTGCTCGGCGGTGGTCTGCACGGTGTCGCCGCGGGCTCGGTCGTCGGCGGGCTGCTGACCGCGGGGCTGGTCTACGGGCTGGCGTTCCGCCGGGGTGTGCAGGGCTTCCGGCTCATCCTGACCGGGATCGGCACCACCGCGATGCTGGCCGCGTTCAACTCGTATCTGCTGACCCGCGCCACCCTCAACGACGCGCAGACCGCGCAGCTCTGGCTGACCGGCAGTCTGAACGGCCGCCGCTGGGACCATGTGGTGCCGCTGGCGCTGGCGTTGCTGCTGCTGGTGCCCGTCGCGCTGTCCCTCGGCCGCCGGATGTCCCTGCTGGAGATGGGGGACGACACCGCGCGGGCGCGTGGGGTGCCCGCCGAACCGACCCGGCTGGCGCTGCTGGTGACCAGTGTCGCGCTGACGGCGGTCGCGACCGCCGCCGCCGGGCCGATCGCCTTCGTGGCGCTCGCCGCCCCGCAGCTCGCCCGCAGGCTGACCGGGTCGCCGGGGGCCGGACTGGTGCCCGCCGCGCTGATGGGCGCGCTGCTGCTGACCGCCGCCGATCTGGCCACCCAGCGGGCGCTGGCCCCGACGCAGCTCCCGGTGGGTATCGGCACCGCGGCCCTGGGCGGGCTGTACCTGGCCTGGCTGCTGGGCCGGGAATGGCGGCGCCGATGA
- a CDS encoding FecCD family ABC transporter permease, with translation MNVRKEAASDGGGIPSGGPRTTPRAAGEATVPARTAVRRRAAAVRWYGLVLAALALALVCALSLAVGARSIPLATVWEVLTQGRGGEEAFVVRRLRVPRTVIGLLAGAALGLAGALMQGLTRNPLADPGLLGVNNGASAAVVVAIAFLGVGSPLGYVWFAFLGAALAYAVVYLLGSSGRSAGPDRMVLAGAAINATLIAFVSAVVLHDIRAFDAFRFWAVGSLAGRDMEVVRQVGPLILAGVVTALCLARPLNALALGEETGRALGAHTERTRLAGAVAVALLCGGATAAAGPIAFIGLAVPHLVRMVTGPDQRWVMAYSLLLAPVLLLGADVVGRFLAAPGELETGIVTAFLGAPLFIALSRRRRIAAL, from the coding sequence GTGAACGTACGGAAGGAAGCCGCGTCCGACGGCGGCGGCATACCGAGCGGCGGGCCACGGACCACGCCACGGGCCGCCGGTGAGGCCACCGTTCCGGCGCGGACGGCCGTTCGCCGCCGGGCCGCGGCGGTCCGCTGGTACGGGCTCGTCCTCGCGGCGCTGGCCCTCGCCCTGGTGTGTGCCCTCAGCCTCGCGGTCGGTGCGCGGAGCATCCCGCTCGCCACCGTGTGGGAGGTTCTCACCCAGGGCCGTGGCGGCGAGGAGGCGTTCGTCGTACGCCGGTTGCGGGTGCCGCGTACCGTGATCGGGCTGCTGGCCGGTGCCGCGCTGGGGCTCGCCGGAGCGCTGATGCAGGGACTGACCCGCAATCCGCTGGCCGATCCGGGCCTGCTCGGGGTGAACAACGGGGCATCGGCCGCCGTGGTCGTCGCGATCGCGTTCCTCGGCGTCGGCTCGCCCCTCGGCTACGTCTGGTTCGCCTTCCTGGGGGCGGCCCTCGCGTACGCGGTGGTGTACCTGCTCGGCTCGTCGGGCCGCTCGGCCGGCCCGGACCGGATGGTCCTCGCCGGAGCGGCGATCAACGCCACACTGATCGCGTTCGTCTCCGCCGTGGTCCTCCACGACATCCGCGCCTTCGACGCGTTCCGGTTCTGGGCGGTGGGATCGCTCGCCGGACGGGACATGGAAGTGGTGCGGCAGGTGGGCCCGCTGATCCTCGCCGGTGTGGTGACCGCGCTGTGCCTGGCCCGTCCGCTCAACGCGCTGGCGCTCGGCGAGGAGACCGGCCGCGCGCTCGGCGCGCACACCGAACGGACCCGGCTGGCGGGCGCGGTGGCGGTCGCCCTCCTGTGCGGGGGCGCCACCGCGGCGGCCGGGCCGATCGCGTTCATCGGGCTGGCGGTCCCCCATCTCGTACGGATGGTGACCGGCCCCGACCAGCGCTGGGTGATGGCCTACTCCCTGCTGCTCGCGCCCGTGCTGCTCCTCGGTGCCGATGTCGTCGGCAGGTTCCTCGCCGCACCGGGTGAGCTGGAGACGGGTATCGTCACCGCGTTCCTGGGCGCGCCGCTGTTCATCGCGCTCAGCCGCCGGCGCCGGATCGCGGCCCTGTGA
- a CDS encoding IclR family transcriptional regulator, producing MSRALGVLHCFRDSGSPLSASDIARRTSLSVSTAHRLARTLVAAGFLEQDAHTARYRLGPAVTELGQLSYHQRGLHLTAPELADLATRTGATADLALRDGVHALILVGGSVRHDTGAGLRRPLHSTALGKVLLAWPGDDPDPVGVLPGLAAFTDRTIVDADALRAELDRVRERGHAVNDGESATGVRTLAVPVFDHTERARFALALRATPAVLTDDRLAWFTDQARACAAALEVLLLPPAERRTTIGP from the coding sequence GTGAGCCGGGCGCTCGGCGTGCTGCACTGTTTCCGCGACAGCGGCTCCCCGTTGAGCGCCTCGGACATCGCACGCCGCACCTCACTGTCCGTCTCGACCGCCCACCGGCTGGCCCGGACCCTTGTCGCGGCCGGGTTCCTCGAACAGGACGCGCACACCGCCCGCTACCGGCTGGGCCCGGCCGTCACCGAACTCGGTCAGCTCTCGTACCACCAGCGCGGGCTGCATCTCACCGCGCCCGAACTCGCCGACCTCGCGACACGTACCGGGGCCACCGCCGACCTGGCCCTGCGGGACGGCGTCCACGCGCTGATCCTCGTCGGCGGTTCGGTACGCCACGACACCGGTGCCGGACTGCGCAGACCGCTGCACTCCACCGCGCTCGGCAAGGTCCTGCTCGCCTGGCCGGGCGACGATCCGGACCCCGTCGGCGTGCTCCCCGGGCTGGCCGCCTTCACGGACCGCACCATCGTCGACGCGGACGCGCTGCGCGCCGAACTCGACCGGGTGCGCGAGCGGGGCCACGCCGTCAACGACGGCGAGTCCGCGACCGGTGTCCGCACCCTCGCCGTCCCGGTGTTCGACCACACCGAACGCGCCCGGTTCGCGCTGGCGTTGCGCGCGACCCCGGCCGTGCTCACCGACGACCGGCTGGCCTGGTTCACCGACCAGGCCCGGGCCTGTGCCGCCGCGCTGGAGGTACTGCTGCTGCCCCCGGCCGAACGCCGCACCACGATCGGTCCGTGA
- a CDS encoding putative leader peptide, with protein sequence MTVRRTFTALVPSVTPALSSRRHIDLVRVASSGCR encoded by the coding sequence GTGACCGTCCGCCGGACCTTCACCGCCCTGGTGCCCTCGGTGACGCCTGCTCTCAGCAGCCGCCGCCACATAGACCTGGTCCGGGTCGCCAGCTCCGGCTGTCGCTGA
- a CDS encoding ABC transporter substrate-binding protein, whose translation MTRSTPPATLWFTRCPVPTATGIAADLGWLADEFTPDGISVRSLQDAPAATARDHHYTHALEGLFREGGNVPALWARSRGEPTRLIGLTWIEERQVVLVAADSGIHEAADLKGSRLAVPRHPLPIDFWRAMALRGFEGALSTAGLTLADTVPVDVPADAHAAQWSAELAALRAGTVDAVYAKGATAVEAAARYGARIAVELDDHPDRRTRVNNGTPRPITVRESLLDERPDLVARYLAVLVRAADWAAGHPDDLARVLSRETGAGATGVAGAYRARGHRDLRIDLSDERLDLLARQEHALRGHGFLAAPVDVRDWAAPEPLRGATDRVRRPATTEDHPWLTS comes from the coding sequence ATGACGCGATCCACGCCGCCCGCCACCCTGTGGTTCACCCGATGCCCCGTGCCCACCGCGACCGGCATCGCCGCCGATCTCGGCTGGCTGGCCGACGAGTTCACCCCCGACGGGATCTCCGTCCGCTCCCTCCAGGACGCGCCCGCCGCCACCGCCCGCGACCACCACTACACCCACGCGCTCGAAGGACTCTTCCGCGAGGGTGGCAACGTCCCGGCCCTGTGGGCCCGTTCACGTGGCGAACCCACCCGGCTGATCGGTCTCACCTGGATCGAGGAACGCCAGGTCGTCCTCGTCGCGGCCGACTCCGGCATCCATGAGGCGGCGGACCTCAAGGGCAGCCGGCTCGCCGTCCCCCGGCATCCGCTGCCCATCGACTTCTGGCGGGCCATGGCCCTGCGCGGCTTCGAGGGCGCGCTGTCCACCGCCGGGCTCACCCTCGCGGACACCGTCCCCGTCGACGTACCCGCCGACGCCCACGCCGCACAGTGGTCCGCCGAACTCGCCGCCCTGCGCGCCGGGACCGTCGACGCCGTCTACGCGAAGGGCGCCACCGCCGTCGAGGCCGCCGCCCGGTACGGCGCGCGGATCGCCGTCGAACTCGACGACCACCCCGACCGGCGCACCAGGGTCAACAACGGCACCCCCCGCCCGATCACCGTCCGCGAGAGCCTGCTGGACGAGCGGCCGGACCTGGTCGCCCGCTACCTCGCCGTCCTCGTCCGGGCCGCCGACTGGGCGGCCGGCCACCCGGACGACCTCGCCCGGGTACTGAGCCGGGAGACCGGCGCGGGCGCCACCGGCGTCGCCGGTGCCTACCGGGCCCGCGGCCATCGCGATCTGCGCATCGACCTCTCCGACGAACGCCTCGACCTGCTCGCCCGGCAGGAACACGCCCTGCGCGGCCACGGCTTCCTCGCCGCACCCGTCGACGTACGGGACTGGGCCGCCCCCGAACCGCTCCGCGGCGCGACCGACCGGGTCCGCCGCCCCGCCACCACCGAGGACCATCCATGGCTCACCAGCTGA
- a CDS encoding ABC transporter substrate-binding protein, whose amino-acid sequence MAHQLTAPTTLTRRAVRTAAALAVTAALFAVTACGGAAEGSAGDKGTVVVRIPDPKNSGVLALGKKDGSLAKALDAAGARVEWTGSSGPFAPAAQALNAGQLDIATGSITSGVTALTQKPGFKLFSAIEPDGAGEGILVREDSGISTVKELAGRKVAVNQGGTGEYLLLKALARHGVPADDVERVYLRPDQTASVYKTGQVDAWASWAAYSVAELGSGDSRFVADGAAVGSDNYSFHAVRTGFAERHPKVVKALYDYLRTGSAAQRADPEKYVNVFTDRGPTAVTGAARELQLRILREGGTVEPITADDIARFESVARFYLDQKVLTKPVDIKPHILDIEALG is encoded by the coding sequence ATGGCTCACCAGCTGACCGCCCCGACGACCCTGACCCGCCGGGCCGTGCGCACGGCCGCCGCCCTCGCCGTCACCGCCGCCCTGTTCGCCGTCACCGCCTGCGGCGGGGCCGCGGAGGGCAGCGCGGGGGACAAGGGCACCGTCGTCGTCCGCATCCCCGACCCGAAGAACTCGGGTGTCCTCGCCCTCGGGAAGAAGGACGGCAGCCTCGCGAAGGCCCTCGACGCCGCCGGTGCCCGTGTCGAATGGACCGGCAGCAGCGGGCCGTTCGCCCCCGCCGCTCAGGCGCTCAACGCCGGACAGCTGGACATCGCCACCGGGTCGATCACCTCCGGGGTCACCGCCCTCACCCAGAAGCCCGGGTTCAAACTCTTCAGCGCCATCGAACCGGACGGCGCGGGGGAGGGCATCCTGGTCCGCGAGGACTCCGGGATCAGCACCGTCAAGGAGCTCGCCGGACGCAAGGTCGCCGTCAACCAGGGCGGCACCGGCGAGTACCTGCTCCTCAAGGCGCTCGCCCGGCACGGCGTACCGGCAGATGACGTGGAACGCGTCTATCTGCGCCCCGACCAGACGGCCTCCGTCTACAAGACCGGCCAGGTGGACGCCTGGGCCTCCTGGGCCGCCTACTCCGTCGCGGAACTCGGCAGCGGCGACTCCCGCTTCGTCGCCGACGGGGCCGCCGTCGGCTCCGACAACTACAGCTTCCACGCCGTGCGCACCGGCTTCGCCGAGCGGCATCCGAAGGTCGTCAAGGCCCTGTACGACTACCTCCGCACCGGCAGCGCCGCCCAGCGGGCCGACCCGGAGAAGTACGTCAACGTCTTCACCGACCGCGGTCCGACCGCCGTCACCGGCGCCGCCAGGGAACTCCAGCTCCGTATCCTGCGCGAGGGCGGCACCGTCGAACCGATCACCGCCGACGACATCGCGCGCTTCGAGTCCGTCGCCCGTTTCTACCTCGACCAGAAGGTCCTCACGAAGCCCGTCGACATCAAGCCCCACATCCTCGACATCGAGGCCCTGGGATGA
- a CDS encoding ABC transporter permease → MSTATRPPGNLVTPRPYLPRDRPRAVSLTVRALGPLLLIGAWWTASATGLLTPDILAGPPAVVRAVGELWGNGELPDALAASLTRSGTGLLLGLVAGVVLGVTTGFSRSGDELLDSSLQAMRTIPFLALVPLFMVWFGITETAKILLIAFATTFPMYVSTAGGVRGTDRKLLEAMRSFGMGRLALVREVVLPSALPSLLSGLRLSMTLSVIALVAAEEINATAGIGYLMSQAQAYARTDVLAVCILVYALLGLTADGIVRLLERLLMPWRTLGAVR, encoded by the coding sequence ATGAGTACCGCGACCCGGCCGCCCGGGAACCTCGTCACCCCCCGCCCCTACCTGCCCCGCGACCGGCCCCGGGCCGTCTCCCTCACCGTGCGCGCCCTCGGCCCGCTGCTGCTGATCGGTGCCTGGTGGACCGCCTCCGCCACCGGACTGCTCACCCCCGACATCCTCGCCGGACCCCCCGCCGTCGTCCGCGCGGTGGGGGAGCTGTGGGGCAACGGCGAACTGCCCGACGCCCTCGCCGCCTCACTCACCCGCTCCGGGACCGGACTGCTGCTGGGACTCGTCGCGGGCGTCGTCCTCGGGGTCACCACCGGCTTCAGCCGGTCCGGCGACGAACTCCTCGACTCCTCCCTCCAGGCGATGCGCACCATCCCCTTCCTCGCCCTCGTCCCGCTGTTCATGGTCTGGTTCGGGATCACCGAGACCGCCAAGATCCTGCTGATCGCCTTCGCGACGACGTTCCCCATGTACGTCAGCACCGCGGGCGGCGTACGCGGCACCGACCGCAAGCTCCTGGAGGCGATGCGTTCCTTCGGGATGGGACGGCTCGCCCTCGTCCGTGAGGTCGTCCTGCCCAGCGCGCTGCCCTCACTGCTGTCGGGACTGCGGCTGTCCATGACCCTCAGCGTGATCGCGCTGGTCGCCGCCGAGGAGATCAACGCCACCGCGGGCATCGGCTATCTGATGTCGCAGGCCCAGGCGTACGCCCGCACCGACGTCCTCGCGGTCTGCATCCTCGTCTACGCCCTGCTCGGACTCACCGCCGACGGCATCGTCCGGCTGCTGGAGCGGCTGCTGATGCCCTGGCGCACCCTGGGGGCGGTCCGATGA
- a CDS encoding ABC transporter ATP-binding protein, whose protein sequence is MNDTAVHVRGLRRVFAGRAVLDGLDLTIARGEFVALLGASGSGKTTLLRILGALDRTDGGTVLVPGVRTIVFQEPRLVPSKKVLANTVVAMPRGAATRETGLRALREVGLAAHADAWPGTLSGGEAQRVALARALVRRPELLLLDEPFAALDALTRLKMQDLVGELCRRHRPAVLLVTHDVDEAVRLADRVAVLRDGHLVTDETVGIAHPRDPAHPAFAALRRRLLGDLGVHQQPERHVLTHAEPDTEHEPDAERGAGPDVRAKPPSPPHAHEPDREARVPEAHEPTGATLS, encoded by the coding sequence ATGAACGACACCGCCGTCCATGTACGGGGCCTGCGCCGGGTGTTCGCCGGACGCGCTGTCCTCGACGGACTCGATCTGACCATCGCCCGCGGGGAGTTCGTCGCCCTGCTCGGCGCCAGCGGCAGCGGCAAGACCACCCTGCTGCGCATCCTCGGCGCACTCGACCGCACCGACGGCGGCACGGTCCTGGTGCCCGGGGTCCGCACCATCGTCTTCCAGGAACCCCGGCTCGTCCCCTCCAAGAAGGTCCTCGCCAACACCGTCGTCGCCATGCCGCGCGGCGCCGCGACCCGCGAGACCGGACTGCGGGCCCTGCGCGAGGTGGGCCTCGCCGCGCACGCCGACGCCTGGCCCGGCACCCTGTCCGGCGGCGAGGCCCAGCGGGTCGCCCTCGCCCGGGCACTGGTACGCCGCCCCGAACTCCTGCTGCTCGACGAACCGTTCGCCGCGCTCGACGCGCTGACCCGGTTGAAGATGCAGGACCTCGTGGGGGAGCTCTGCCGCCGCCACCGGCCCGCCGTACTGCTGGTCACCCATGACGTCGACGAGGCCGTCCGCCTCGCCGACCGGGTCGCGGTGCTGCGCGACGGACATCTCGTCACCGACGAGACGGTCGGCATCGCCCACCCCCGCGACCCCGCGCACCCCGCCTTCGCGGCCCTGCGCCGACGACTCCTCGGCGACCTCGGAGTCCACCAGCAACCCGAGCGGCACGTCCTGACACACGCCGAGCCCGACACCGAGCACGAGCCGGACGCCGAGCGGGGCGCCGGACCCGACGTCCGCGCGAAGCCGCCGTCACCACCGCACGCTCATGAACCCGACCGTGAAGCCCGCGTACCCGAAGCCCACGAACCCACCGGAGCGACCCTGTCATGA
- a CDS encoding ABC transporter substrate-binding protein produces MTVTIGVHANNPTLTYLSRLDHAQRALEPLGETVAFHHYTNGVTTGTLLSEGVFDFGGTGSTPPLSAQADGHDIVYTAVSAPRPDHGALLVAADGPVHDITGLKGGTVHLGIGSWQTHLLAKALHTAGLSYATDLTPAPAGPDSARLLADGTITGWITQGADLAAALRTGSARVLLRSGDVITDRSVFFARRDFAERRPEVVAALVTALQQADDWAAAHPREAALIAADGLGGDTGDWETALRALPWHIEPVTEVFLAEQQEAADILHGAGFLPRPVTTAHAVARTAAGR; encoded by the coding sequence ATGACCGTCACCATCGGCGTCCACGCCAACAACCCGACCCTGACCTACCTCTCCCGGCTCGACCACGCGCAGCGGGCCCTCGAACCCCTCGGCGAGACCGTCGCCTTCCACCACTACACCAACGGCGTCACCACCGGCACCCTGCTCAGCGAGGGGGTGTTCGACTTCGGCGGCACCGGCTCCACCCCACCCCTCAGCGCCCAGGCCGACGGGCACGACATCGTCTACACCGCCGTCTCCGCGCCCCGCCCCGACCACGGCGCGCTGCTCGTCGCCGCGGACGGACCGGTCCACGACATCACGGGACTCAAGGGCGGCACCGTCCACCTCGGCATCGGCTCCTGGCAGACCCATCTGCTCGCCAAGGCACTCCACACGGCCGGACTCTCCTACGCCACCGACCTCACCCCCGCCCCCGCCGGGCCGGACAGCGCACGGCTCCTCGCCGACGGCACCATCACCGGCTGGATCACCCAGGGCGCCGACCTCGCCGCCGCCCTGCGCACCGGATCGGCCCGGGTCCTGCTGCGCTCCGGCGACGTCATCACGGACCGCTCCGTGTTCTTCGCCCGCCGCGATTTCGCCGAGCGGCGCCCCGAGGTCGTCGCCGCCCTGGTCACCGCCCTCCAGCAGGCCGACGACTGGGCCGCCGCGCACCCCCGCGAGGCCGCCCTGATCGCCGCCGACGGCCTCGGTGGCGACACCGGTGACTGGGAGACCGCCCTGCGTGCCCTGCCCTGGCACATCGAACCCGTCACCGAGGTGTTCCTCGCCGAGCAGCAGGAGGCCGCCGACATCCTGCACGGCGCGGGCTTCCTGCCCCGCCCGGTCACCACCGCGCACGCCGTGGCGCGTACGGCGGCCGGCCGATGA
- a CDS encoding LLM class flavin-dependent oxidoreductase → MTSEFLWYVIPREGPYPWEPEGRRPVDLRYLQQLAGTVERLGYSGALLATDLHDVWPLGSALAASTGPGFKPLLAVHPGLIAPTLLAKMALTFDNLFGGRLRFNVVNGSTASLREYGLHVEHDERYALSAEYWSIVKRLTAGEVFDHRGRYYDLRDAGASLRELTPVQEPHIPLWFGGSSPAGVEMAAEHVDVYLTWAEPPHLLKEKLDRVRERAAAHGRVLRIGLRVHLIVRDTEDEAWAAADRLLEVTSEATYARQLGVKATEDGVGWQRQFRHGGRVPARARDLEEHRNIWPGMSLFRPGPGTAVVGSTAQVVERLAEYGSLGVDTFILSGNPLLEEAYRVAETVLPALGARR, encoded by the coding sequence ATGACCTCCGAGTTCCTCTGGTACGTCATCCCCCGCGAAGGGCCCTACCCGTGGGAACCCGAGGGCCGCCGCCCCGTGGACCTGCGCTATCTCCAGCAGCTCGCGGGGACGGTGGAGCGGCTCGGGTACAGCGGCGCGCTGCTGGCCACCGACCTGCACGACGTCTGGCCGCTGGGCAGCGCGCTCGCCGCGTCCACCGGCCCCGGCTTCAAGCCGCTGCTGGCCGTCCACCCCGGACTGATCGCCCCCACCCTGCTGGCCAAGATGGCGCTCACGTTCGACAACCTCTTCGGCGGACGGCTGCGGTTCAACGTCGTCAACGGCTCCACCGCGTCCCTGCGGGAGTACGGCCTCCATGTCGAGCACGACGAGCGCTACGCGCTGAGCGCCGAGTACTGGTCGATCGTGAAACGGCTGACCGCGGGCGAGGTGTTCGACCACCGGGGCCGCTACTACGACCTGCGGGACGCGGGCGCGTCGCTGCGTGAACTCACCCCCGTCCAGGAACCGCACATCCCGCTGTGGTTCGGCGGCTCGTCCCCGGCCGGTGTCGAGATGGCGGCCGAGCACGTGGACGTCTATCTGACCTGGGCCGAGCCGCCGCATCTGCTGAAGGAGAAGCTGGACCGGGTGCGCGAGAGGGCCGCCGCCCACGGGCGCGTCCTGCGGATCGGACTGCGTGTCCATCTGATCGTCCGGGACACCGAGGACGAGGCATGGGCGGCCGCCGACCGCCTCCTTGAGGTCACCAGCGAGGCCACCTACGCCCGGCAGCTCGGGGTGAAGGCGACCGAGGACGGCGTGGGCTGGCAGCGCCAGTTCCGGCACGGCGGCCGGGTCCCGGCCCGCGCCCGTGACCTGGAGGAGCATCGCAACATCTGGCCGGGCATGAGCCTGTTCCGGCCGGGCCCCGGTACCGCGGTCGTCGGCTCCACCGCACAGGTCGTGGAACGGCTCGCGGAGTACGGGTCGCTCGGCGTCGATACGTTCATCCTGTCGGGCAACCCCCTGCTGGAGGAGGCGTACCGAGTGGCGGAAACGGTGCTCCCCGCGCTCGGCGCACGACGCTAG
- a CDS encoding MerR family transcriptional regulator, whose translation MRSSFMPPRQVKIGDAAAFVGSTPRAIRHYHEIGLLPEPARGGDDRRRYEYEDMIRLLWIRKMADAGIALDDIRDAFTGGTDSAGADSGEDFAGTLERLEETLAEQEAKLRRQRTAVQRMRTEGSRMGLLSDFVTERLKHLPEGSLRQADLDILLVTERIFGPLGAAVQAGRFIALATHPALREHSDRVDAAEEALDDSVAVDDPRVAQVAVERHAFESALHAVIEESGLGEDDDALFDAWDVLHPEDGEDEADLGSGRREAGSMSAFEAVGKMPYDLSPARVRCMELAEELSAQDPPAAWSKAAGLSVSPAPHS comes from the coding sequence ATGCGTTCGTCCTTCATGCCACCCCGCCAGGTCAAGATCGGTGACGCGGCGGCCTTCGTCGGCAGCACGCCACGGGCGATTCGCCATTACCACGAGATCGGCCTGCTCCCCGAACCCGCGCGGGGTGGCGACGACCGTCGCCGCTACGAGTACGAGGACATGATCCGCCTGCTGTGGATTCGCAAGATGGCCGACGCCGGGATCGCCCTGGACGATATCCGTGACGCCTTTACCGGCGGTACGGATTCCGCCGGTGCGGACAGCGGAGAAGATTTCGCGGGAACCCTGGAGCGGTTGGAGGAAACCCTCGCCGAGCAGGAGGCGAAATTGCGGCGGCAGCGGACCGCCGTGCAGCGGATGCGCACCGAAGGCAGCCGGATGGGTCTGCTCTCCGACTTCGTCACCGAACGGCTCAAGCACCTGCCCGAGGGCTCCCTGCGTCAGGCGGACCTGGACATTCTGCTGGTCACCGAGCGGATCTTCGGTCCGCTCGGTGCGGCCGTCCAGGCCGGCCGCTTCATCGCCCTGGCCACGCATCCCGCTCTGCGGGAGCATTCCGACCGCGTCGATGCCGCCGAGGAGGCACTGGACGACAGCGTCGCCGTCGATGATCCACGGGTGGCCCAGGTGGCCGTCGAGCGGCACGCCTTCGAAAGCGCCCTCCACGCCGTCATCGAGGAGTCCGGCCTGGGTGAGGACGACGATGCCCTTTTCGACGCCTGGGACGTGTTGCACCCCGAGGACGGCGAGGACGAGGCCGATCTCGGCTCCGGCAGGCGGGAGGCCGGTTCCATGAGCGCGTTCGAAGCCGTCGGCAAGATGCCCTACGACCTCTCCCCGGCCCGGGTGCGCTGCATGGAACTGGCCGAAGAACTGTCCGCCCAGGACCCACCCGCTGCCTGGAGCAAGGCCGCGGGCCTGTCGGTATCTCCGGCTCCGCACAGCTGA